From a single Sorghum bicolor cultivar BTx623 chromosome 5, Sorghum_bicolor_NCBIv3, whole genome shotgun sequence genomic region:
- the LOC8082081 gene encoding kinesin-like protein KIN-14P produces the protein MASPEQEAAVAAAVVEDVMRQQGGGCGGSGGGGGGGDTVGSWRNLDLAWRKAEEAAIRRYEAANWLRRIVGVVCAKDLAEEPSEEEFRVGLRNGIILCNALNKIQPGAVLKVVEVPSDSTVHADGTGLCAYQYFENVRNFLIGLQDLGLPTFEASDLEKGGQGVRVVDCVLALKLFCDAKQVGKQSPFKYGGIVKPLSAKHSIRKNNEPFTKVMMRSHSAELLRDGISLEQIGLDFSLEPTETTTPDSIRMLVQTVLSDKKPEEIPSVVESLLSKVINEFERRIASQSELVKDTMEQVKDTMDTNDRNSVLRIDSPFDTNVSKSLSRVDSPQVESTSHSDLEKATEKIKMDEVEKNASSLMEDVSTLVPAPLSNDNVNKHMPKPVRNFDREQKQIQDLKSNMSTVKSCMEKLKLLYSEDLKKLGDHLRIVSHAASGYRKVVEENRKLYNQIQDLRGNIRVYCRVRPFLPGKVSSSSSVAGIEDRTITLMVPSKYGKDAKKSFTFNSVFGPLATQEEVFTDMQPLVRSVLDGFNVCIFAYGQTGSGKTFTMSGPKILTEEGLGVNYRALNDLFSIQEQRKDTICYEIAVQMMEVYNEQVRDLLQNGGNKKLEIRNNSQKGIAVPDANVVPVTSTSDVIDLMNLGQKNRAVCSTAMNDRSSRSHSCLTVHVQGRDLTSGTVLRGCMHLVDLAGSERVDKSEVVGDRLKEAAHINKSLAALGDVIAALAQKSTHVPYRNSKLTQLLQDSLGGQAKTLMFIHIAPEPDAISESISTLKFAERVATIELGAAKSNKEGGEVRELKEQIACLRAALARKDGDHESIRSTQSSPDIYRMIMGNASPASRHPIEDGSIENDSALGDLAEHSQFGSSNSLPELGADGTQDPAFYQRSSPEQQWSWSGSVATEDSDDFEVATNCSSDLDCVRPSSAPKASGLANGGGSAARKTQLKGAKSSDLRVNPAKRSSPLQKKLSAPSPTLTKKSGVEAKKTPNGKTGTRK, from the exons ATGGCGTCGCCGGAGCAGGAGGCGGCGGTCGCCGCGGCCGTCGTGGAGGACGTGATGCGGCAGCAGGGTGGAGGATGCGGCGgctcaggaggaggaggaggaggaggagacacAGTTGGGTCCTGGAGGAACCTCGACCTTGCCTGGCGCAAGGCGGAGGAAGCTG CAATAAGAAGGTATGAGGCAGCCAACTGGTTGCGAAGGATAGTTGGGGTAGTGTGTGCGAAGGACCTTGCAGAAGAGCCTTCTGAGGAGGAATTCCGTGTTGGCCTGAGAAATGGCATTATTCTCTGCAATGCACTTAATAAGATTCAACCTGGTGCTGTACTCAAG GTTGTGGAGGTGCCATCGGATTCTACTGTCCATGCCGATGGTACAGGTCTCTGTGCATATCAGTACTTTGAGAATGTGAGGAATTTCCTCATTGGCCTGCAAGATTTAGGTCTTCCAACATTTGAGGCATCAGACCTGGAAAAG GGTGGACAAGGTGTTCGAGTTGTAGACTGTGTTCTTGCTCTGAAGTTATTTTGTGATGCTAAGCAAGTGGGAAAACAATCTCCATTCAAATATGGTGGCATTGTAAAGCCCTTGTCTGCAAAGCATTCCATTCGCAAGAATAATGAACCTTTTACgaaggtgatgatgaggagtcACTCAGCTGAATTACTTCGAGATGGCATATCACTGGAGCAAATAGGTCTTGATTTTTCTCTAGAACCTACTGAAACA ACTACTCCAGACTCCATCCGGATGCTTGTTCAAACAGTTCTCTCAGATAAGAAACCAGAAGAAATTCCATCA GTTGTAGAATCACTCTTGAGCAAAGTAATTAATGAATTTGAGCGCCGTATTGCAAGCCAGAGTGAATTG GTGAAAGACACTATGGAACAGGTGAAAGACACTATGGATACAAATGACCGTAACTCAGTTTTGAGAATTGACTCTCCCTTTGACACCAATGTCAGTAAGTCATTATCCAGAGTGGACTCTCCACAAGTGGAGTCTACTTCCCACAGTGATCTGGAAAAG GCCACTGAAAAAATTAAGATGGACGAAGTTGAGAAGAATGCGTCGAGTCTGATGGAAGATGTAAGCACATTAGTACCTGCACCACTAAGCAATGATAATGTCAACAAACATATGCCAAAGCCAGTGAGAAATTTTGATCGAGAACAGAAACAGATCCAG GATTTGAAAAGTAACATGTCCACTGTTAAGTCTTGCATGGAGAAGTTAAAACTGCTGTACTCTGAAGACCTTAAAAAGCTTG GTGATCATTTGCGTATTGTTTCTCATGCGGCTTCTGGATACCGTAAGGTTGTTGAGGAAAACCGCAAGCTTTACAACCAAATACAAGACCTTAGAG GAAATATCAGAGTTTACTGTCGAGTGAGACCTTTCCTTCCTGGAAAAGTAAGTTCCTCGAGCAGTGTTGCTGGAATAGAAGATAGAACCATCACACTTATGGTACCATCAAAATATGGAAAAGATGCAAAGAAGTCTTTTACTTTCAACAGTGTCTTTGGGCCCCTGGCCACACAAG AGGAGGTCTTTACAGACATGCAACCTTTGGTCCGTTCTGTTCTTGATGGCTTCAATGTTTGTATATTTGCATATGGCCAAACTGGATCGGGAAAGACATTTACAATG AGTGGTCCCAAAATTTTGACAGAAGAAGGGCTCGGTGTCAACTACAGAGCACTAAATGATCTATTCAGTATCCAGGAGCAGCGGAAAGATACAATTTGTTATGAAATTGCTGTACAGATGATGGAAGTCTACAACGAGCAAGTGAGAGATCTCCTTCAGAATGGTGGAAACAAAAA ATTGGAAATTCGAAATAATTCTCAGAAAGGAATTGCAGTTCCAGATGCAAATGTGGTTCCAGTCACATCGACTTCTGATGTAATTGACTTGATGAATCTTGGCCAAAAGAATCGTGCAGTTTGCTCAACTGCCATGAATGACCGAAGTAGTCGCTCCCATAG CTGTCTGACTGTTCATGTTCAAGGACGAGATTTAACATCTGGAACAGTCCTAAGAGGTTGCATGCATCTTGTGGATCTAGCTGGCAGTGAAAGAGTTGATAAATCTGAAGTGGTAGGAGATAGATTAAAGGAGGCAGCACACATAAACAAGTCACTGGCTGCATTAGGCGATGTGATTGCAGCCCTAGCCCAGAAAAGCACACATGTTCCTTACAGAAATAGCAAACTTACTCAACTATTACAAGACTCTCTTG GAGGACAAGCGAAAACACTGATGTTTATTCACATAGCTCCAGAACCAGATGCTATTAGTGAGTCCATAAGTACTTTGAAGTTTGCCGAGCGTGTTGCCACTATTGAGCTTGGAGCAGCCAAGTCAAACAAGGAAGGAGGAGAAGTCAGAGAGCTCAAAGAACAG ATTGCTTGCCTCAGGGCAGCATTAGCTAGGAAAGATGGAGATCATGAGAGCATACGAAGCACTCAATCAAGCCCAGACATATATAGAATGATAATGGGTAATGCATCACCTGCATCGAGGCACCCAATAGAAGATGGAAGTATAGAG AACGACTCAGCATTGGGAGATTTAGCTGAGCACTCACAGTTCGGGAGCAGCAATTCCCTGCCAGAGTTGGGAGCTGATGGCACACAAGATCCTGCCTTCTACCAAAGAAGCAGCCCTGAACAGCAATGGAGCTGGTCTGGGTCTGTTGCAACAGAGGATTCCGATGATTTCGAGGTTGCAACTAATTGCTCGTCAGATCTAGATTGTGTGAGACCATCTAGTGCCCCAAAAGCTTCAGGTTTAGCAAATGGAGGGGGCTCAGCTGCAAGAAAGACCCAACTCAAGGGTGCAAAAAGTTCAGACCTTAG AGTGAATCCTGCAAAAAGGTCATCGCCATTACAGAAAAAGTTGAGTGCACCCTCACCGACGCTAACCAAGAAGAGCGGAGTCGAAGCAAAGAAAACTCCAAATGGTAAAACAGGAACCAGGAAGTAA
- the LOC8070206 gene encoding putative receptor-like protein kinase At4g00960 yields the protein MALWSAVGQVASIAQLAGVDAYGLISMIVEAAKMVKRNRETCQLLARRARMIGDLLQQLERTQLMHHMETRNPVEHLEETLRHAYVLITSCRDSSYLHNFCMGGKQADQLREVQNEITFYLQLFPLVSFVDNTRTWERLLSRACPLCTREITDELHAAHHVEHEDRLRSEALKATKFQNLGSQTPLKPDEEQMEGQVINMGGLVNLIGGAKGAELSCFSFSQILAATDNFSEKNLLGNGGFGHVYRGNLIDGPNFAIKRLDTSSFQGPHEFRTEIDVIPNLRHKNIIDLLGYCVQGEEHILVYEYMSNKCLASIIADETKRELLIWSKRLQIIKAIADALAFLHGHSQMCIVHRDIKASNILLDHEMNAKITDFGLALMLAPNTTAEVAVMGTYGYADPEYIATGNISEKADVYGFGIVLFETISGRLIHSYMNTEGTRRLPPPSYAHKYDRKKLHKLVDPLMCVNKHEWDQIVECVRVAQLCVHHLAKHRPTMSEVVTMLGSIKVSQRAHGK from the exons ATGGCACTCTGGAGTGCTGTGGGTCAGGTGGCAAGCATCGCGCAGCTTGCTGGGGTCGATGCCTATGGGCTCATCTCCATGATCGTGGAGGCCGCAAAGATGGTCAAGAGGAACCGGGAGACCTGCCAGCTGCTGGCACGCCGTGCAAGGATGATTGGGGACCTTCTACAGCAGCTCGAAAGGACACAACTGATGCACCACATGGAGACGAGGAACCCAGTGGAGCATCTGGAGGAGACGCTTCGGCATGCGTATGTTCTCATCACATCCTGTCGTGACAGTAGCTACCTACACAACTTCTGTATGGGAGGGAAGCAGGCTGATCAGCTTCGTGAGGTGCAGAATGAGATCACCTTCTACCTCCAACTTTTCCCCCTTGTCAGCTTTGTTGACAACACCCGTACCTGGGAGCGGCTTCTGAGTAGAGCTTGTCCTTTGTGCACAAGG GAAATCACAGATGAGTTACATGCAGCACATCATGTGGAACATGAAGATAG GCTCAGATCAGAGGCCCTCAAGGCAACTAAATTCCAAAATCTAGGAAGTCAAACTCCCCTAAAACCTGACGAAGAGCAAATGGAAG GCCAAGTCATCAACATGGGAGGATTAGTAAATCTCATTGGTGGTGCAAAAGGAGCAGAGTTATCATGTTTTAGTTTCTCTCAGATTTTGGCTGCTACAGACAACTTTTCAGAGAAAAATTTGCTGGGAAATGGTGGATTTGGTCATGTTTACAGg GGCAATCTAATTGATGGTCCTAACTTTGCCATCAAAAGACTCGATACATCTTCATTTCAAGGTCCACATGAGTTCAGAACTGAGATTGATGTCATTCCAAATCTTCGACATAAGAACATAATTGATCTACTTGGGTATTGTGTTCAAGGAGAAGAACACATACTTGTCTATGAGTATATGTCAAATAAATGCTTGGCATCTATCATTGCTG ATGAAACAAAAAGGGAGCTGCTAATATGGTCCAAACGTCTTCAAATAATCAAAGCCATAGCAGATGCTCTTGCTTTTCTACATGGGCATTCTCAGATGTGCATTGTCCACAGGGACATAAAAGCAAGCAACATCCTGCTGGACCATGAAATGAATGCTAAGATTACTGATTTTGGTCTGGCATTAATGTTGGCTCCAAATACGACTGCAGAGGTTGCTgttatgggcacata TGGCTATGCAGATCCTGAATATATTGCAACTGGAAACATCTCGGAGAAGGCAGATGTATATGGCTTTGGTATAGTACTTTTTGAGACAATAAGTGGAAGGTTGATCCATTCTTATATGAATACGGAGGGCACTCGAAGGCTACCGCCCCCTTCTTAC GCACACAAGTACGACCGAAAGAAACTGCACAAGCTTGTTGATCCATTGATGTGCGTGAACAAGCATGAATGGGATCAGATTGTCGAATGTGTGAGGGTGGCACAGTTATGTGTTCACCATCTTGCCAAGCATCGGCCTACCATGTCAGAAGTTGTCACCATGCTTGGCAGCATCAAGGTGTCACAGAGGGCACATGGTAAATAA
- the LOC8070207 gene encoding cell number regulator 13, protein MALVGQVATVAQLVGVDAFSLITMIAEAAQTVRRNRAVCRQLARRVEMIGGLLRRLQDQDTQLMQLPETRTPVEALEETLRRAYLLVRSCQRRGYAYRCFMGARHADELREVQGEIGFYLQLFPLVSYVDATLNWVRHLNNKQASHDTSFQEAPMVRPCIVPLLFLSCDGRCLAIVQGVCMPWYMV, encoded by the exons ATGGCTCTGGTCGGGCAGGTGGCGACGGTGGCGCAGCTGGTGGGCGTGGACGCGTTCAGCCTCATCACCATGATCGCAGAGGCAGCACAAACAGTGCGGCGGAACCGCGCCGTCTGCCGGCAGCTGGCCCGCCGCGTCGAGATGATCGGCGGCCTGCTCCGGCGGCTGCAGGACCAGGACACGCAGCTGATGCAGCTTCCGGAGACGAGGACACCCGTGGAGGCGCTGGAGGAGACGCTCCGGCGGGCGTACCTGCTCGTGCGCTCCTGCCAGCGCCGCGGGTACGCGTACCGGTGCTTCATGGGGGCGCGCCACGCCGACGAGCTCCGCGAGGTGCAGGGTGAGATCGGCTTCTACCTCCAGCTCTTCCCGCTTGTCAGCTATGTGGATGCAACGCTCAACTGGGTCAGGCATCTCAACAACAAGCAGGCCTCTCATGACACTTCTTTCCAAGAG GCACCTATGGTAAGACCATGTATTGTGCCGCTCCTGTTTCTCTCGTGCGATGGACGCTGCTTAGCGATTGTTCAGGGAGTATGCATGCCTTGGTATATGGTATAG